In Candidatus Hydrogenedentota bacterium, one DNA window encodes the following:
- a CDS encoding J domain-containing protein, giving the protein MPGIQEFLIIIIIIVVLSWTGLWPVVIRALRELRGDYVQEPPRQSRSAQDTDMCYRILGLSPSARWEEIEKAYRAKAKRHHPDLGGDEDTMRAVNEAYNRIKELKKPR; this is encoded by the coding sequence GTTTTTAATCATTATCATCATCATTGTGGTCTTGAGCTGGACCGGCTTATGGCCCGTAGTGATCCGCGCACTCCGTGAATTGCGCGGCGACTATGTGCAGGAACCGCCCCGCCAATCCCGTTCCGCTCAGGATACGGATATGTGCTATCGCATTTTGGGGCTATCCCCTTCAGCACGGTGGGAAGAAATTGAAAAGGCCTATCGCGCGAAAGCCAAGCGGCACCATCCTGACTTGGGCGGCGACGAAGACACCATGCGTGCTGTGAATGAAGCCTATAACCGTATTAAAGAATTAAAGAAACCGAGATGA